A single region of the Acanthopagrus latus isolate v.2019 chromosome 11, fAcaLat1.1, whole genome shotgun sequence genome encodes:
- the LOC119028789 gene encoding uncharacterized protein LOC119028789, producing the protein MDGHQAGQEEMLVKVTVKGDSLEAIHRPGGSPADHRGCSKCRVALGAVMGLVIGALVTGFVLYFVIFTASCEQNDPPSVTTTVPTPIHPTTIQTSFHPTKSDEDGQYDIWTVDRAGAYLIYGWVKFSYITNETVALWQTLDGQNRNFQKKTVSETEIFFVCEYLLVKGMRIRMDSKSNFKDSSFHVYRLLNQAENRSHCL; encoded by the exons ATGGACGGACATCAGGCAGGACAAGAAGAGATGCTGGTGAAGGTCACAGTGAAGGGGGACAGTTTGGAGGCCATCCATCGACCTGGAGGATCGCCTGCTGACCACCGCGGCTGCTCCAAGTGCAGAGTTGCGTTGGGAGCAGTGATGGGACTGGTCATCGGGGCTCTGGTCACAGGCTTTGTCctgtattttgtcattttcacagcaTCATGCGAGCAG AATGATCCACCGAGCGTTACAACAACTGTCCCAACGCCCATTCATCCAACAACCATCCAAACATCCTTTCATCCAACAA AGAGTGATGAAGACGGACAATATGACATCTGGACTGTGGACAGAGCTGGTGCCTACTTAATCTACGGATGGGTGAAGTTCTCATACATCACCAATGAAACTGTTGCTCTCTGGCAGACGTTGGATGGGCAAAATAGAAACTTCCAGAAGAAGACTGTGAGTGAGACAgagattttctttgtctgtgagTACTTGCTGGTCAAGGGCATGAGAATAAGAATGGACTCCAAGTCAAACTTCAAAGACAGCTCGTTCCATGTCTACAGACTGCTTAACCAGGCTGAAAACAGAAGTCACTGCctgtaa